A single genomic interval of Odontesthes bonariensis isolate fOdoBon6 chromosome 3, fOdoBon6.hap1, whole genome shotgun sequence harbors:
- the ilrun gene encoding protein ILRUN encodes MEGTDMDVDAELMQKFSCMGTTDKDVLISEFQRLLGFQLNPAGCAFFLDMTNWNLQAAIGAYYDCEGPNINTPSMSFVEDVTIGEGESVPPDTPFTKTWRIQNTGAESWPPGVCLKYIGGDQFGHVNTVMVKSLDPQEISDVSVQMRSPTNPGMYQGQWRMCTATGLFYGDVIWVILSVEVGGLLGVTQQLSSFETEFNTQPQRNVQRDFNPFASPQKNKHDATDNGFRDPGGAWERTQEPIQQDQNGLSHNAVNRASNGLQTNLSMVTYGQGIHGPYPFGQS; translated from the exons ATGGAGGGCACGGACATGGATGTGGACGCGGAGCTCATGCAGAAGTTCAGCTGCATGGGCACCACGGACAAGGACGTCCTAATATCGGAGTTTCAGAGGCTACTGGGCTTCCAGCTTAACCCAGCCGGCTGCGCGTTCTTCCTGGACATGACCAACTG GAACCTGCAGGCTGCTATTGGTGCATATTACGACTGCGAAGGCCCCAACATCAACACGCCATCCATGTCATTTGTTGAAGATGTGACAATTGGGGAAGGAGAGTCTGTCCCTCCAGATACGCCGTTCACAAAAACCTGGAGGATACAAAACACAG GTGCAGAGTCGTGGCCGCCGGGGGTTTGTCTTAAATACATCGGAGGGGATCAGTTTGGGCATGTAAACACCGTTATGGTGAAGTCTCTAGACCCACAGGAAATCTCAGATGTGAGTGTGCAGATGCGAAGTCCCACAAATCCAGGCATGTACCAGGGCCAGTGGAGGATGTGTACAGCCACTGGATTATTTTATGGAG aTGTAATCTGGGTGATTCTTAGTGTAGAAGTTGGAGGCCTCCTTGGTGTGACTCAGCAGCTTTCCTCCTTCGAGACAGAATTTAACACGCAACCCCAGCGCAACGTGCAGAGAGACTTCAACCCCTTTGCCTCGCCACAGAAGAACAAGCATGATGCCACTGACAACGGTTTCAGAGATCCCGGTGGAGCCTGGGAACGCACACAAGAGCCAATCCAGCAAGATCAGAACGGACTGTCTCATAATGCTGTAAATAGAGCATCAAATGGTCTCCAAACCAATCTTTCCATGGTGACTTATGGCCAG GGTATTCATGGTCCCTATCCATTTGGACAGAGCTAG
- the snrpc gene encoding U1 small nuclear ribonucleoprotein C, whose amino-acid sequence MPKFYCDYCDTYLTHDSPSVRKTHCSGRKHKENVKDYYQKWMEEQAQSLIDKTTAAFQQGKIPPTPFPGGPPPAGPPRPGMLPTPPMGGPPMMPMMGPPPHGMMPGGPGGMRPPMGGPMQMMPGPPHMMRHPRPMMMPVRPGMVRPDR is encoded by the exons ATGCCTAA GTTTTACTGCGACTACTGTGATACGTACCTTACACATGACTCG CCGTCGGTGAGGAAAACGCACTGCAGCGGccgaaaacacaaagaaaatgtgAAGGATTACTACCAAAAATGGATGGAGGAGCAGGCTCAGAGCCTGATCGACAAAACAa CGGCTGCATTCCAGCAGGGAAAGATTCCTCCCACACCGTTCCCCGGTGGCCCTCCCCCAG CTGGTCCTCCTCGACCAGGCATGCTGCCAACACCTCCCATGGGAGGTCCACCTATGATGCCCATGATGGGGCCTCCACCGCATGGGATGATGCCCGGTGGGCCTG GAGGCATGAGGCCGCCGATGGGAGGACCCATGCAGATGATGCCAGGACCGCCACACATGATGCGTCATCCTCGTCCGATGATGATGCCGGTCAGGCCGGGCATGGTGCGACCAGACAGATAA